One window from the genome of Sulfurimonas crateris encodes:
- the pgeF gene encoding peptidoglycan editing factor PgeF translates to MKFYYSEKLSLFPELLHAFTTKESGNLAFHVEDDEISVQENHSLLAKELGYEKNSLVHMKQIHSDIVHIIKDEDFDTPPTCDALITNRPNIPIMVMVADCSPVLFYDREKKVIAAAHAGRQGAFKNIVANVVDKMVREFGSDPKHIYVSVGASIGVCCYEVGDEIYDEAKEKGFDYAMQKRGESFYLDVGAILQKQLLSCGIKSENIEFCSECSCCKTETFYSYRGEGQTGRFAGVISLTQ, encoded by the coding sequence ATGAAATTTTATTATAGTGAAAAACTAAGCTTATTTCCAGAACTATTGCATGCTTTTACTACAAAAGAGAGCGGCAACCTTGCATTTCATGTCGAAGATGATGAGATAAGCGTGCAAGAAAATCACTCTCTCTTGGCAAAAGAGCTTGGGTATGAAAAAAACTCGCTTGTTCATATGAAACAGATTCACTCCGACATCGTGCATATTATCAAAGATGAGGATTTTGATACCCCTCCAACATGCGACGCGCTTATAACAAACAGACCAAACATACCTATTATGGTTATGGTTGCCGACTGCTCCCCTGTTCTGTTCTATGACCGTGAAAAAAAGGTTATTGCTGCGGCTCATGCGGGCAGGCAGGGAGCATTTAAAAACATAGTGGCAAATGTTGTTGATAAGATGGTGAGAGAATTCGGCTCAGACCCAAAACATATATATGTAAGCGTTGGTGCGAGTATCGGAGTGTGCTGCTATGAGGTAGGGGACGAGATCTATGATGAGGCTAAAGAGAAAGGCTTTGATTATGCTATGCAAAAAAGAGGCGAGAGCTTCTATCTTGATGTAGGTGCGATCTTGCAAAAACAGCTGCTCTCTTGCGGTATAAAAAGTGAAAATATCGAGTTTTGCAGTGAGTGCTCATGTTGTAAAACAGAGACCTTCTACTCATACAGAGGCGAGGGGCAAACCGGAAGGTTTGCAGGAGTTATTTCACTGACTCAGTAA
- the fliH gene encoding flagellar assembly protein FliH: MSSIITNQRIAKHNVDKYNFKVLAFGADDTQNEIPQSSLVARKPPIQEEVPHSSQEKEIDATAMSSSSKDSLIESLLKKTDEMSSNFIKLQMKLENMSEEHKAELAKVKEESYAEGVEAGKELHAKEGEKNATDALSMYSASVAKLENSAKEFESALEGIKEELVTAALDIAKEVIKIELQENSKKVAFTLAKELIKELQSASKVVLRVNPKDHGAISQAVGSLAHVEVVSDGAVSLGGVIAISDTGNIDAQISKRFERVKRAALSE, translated from the coding sequence TTGTCAAGTATAATCACTAATCAAAGAATAGCAAAACATAATGTTGATAAGTACAACTTTAAGGTTTTAGCCTTTGGTGCTGACGATACCCAAAACGAGATCCCTCAATCATCGCTTGTGGCTAGGAAACCTCCCATTCAAGAGGAAGTGCCTCACTCTTCGCAAGAAAAAGAGATCGATGCTACCGCAATGAGCTCAAGCTCTAAAGACTCTTTGATAGAGTCGCTGCTTAAAAAAACAGACGAGATGTCATCGAACTTTATTAAGCTTCAGATGAAACTTGAAAATATGAGTGAAGAGCATAAGGCAGAGCTGGCAAAAGTAAAAGAGGAGTCCTATGCCGAAGGTGTTGAAGCAGGCAAAGAGCTCCATGCAAAAGAGGGTGAAAAAAACGCAACAGATGCCCTCTCTATGTACTCTGCCTCTGTCGCAAAACTTGAGAACAGCGCAAAAGAGTTTGAGAGCGCTCTTGAGGGTATCAAAGAGGAGCTTGTCACTGCGGCTCTTGATATAGCAAAAGAGGTTATAAAGATCGAGCTTCAAGAGAACTCTAAAAAAGTGGCGTTTACTTTGGCAAAAGAGCTTATAAAAGAGCTTCAGAGCGCATCAAAAGTGGTGCTTAGAGTCAACCCGAAAGATCACGGAGCAATTTCACAGGCAGTAGGTTCATTGGCACACGTTGAAGTAGTTTCAGACGGGGCTGTGAGCCTTGGCGGAGTTATCGCAATAAGCGATACGGGCAATATAGATGCACAGATATCAAAAAGATTTGAACGCGTAAAAAGAGCGGCATTAAGTGAGTAA
- the dxs gene encoding 1-deoxy-D-xylulose-5-phosphate synthase, whose translation MNIQLSRIKELEEICKDIREEILRVVSKNGGHLSSTLGATELIVAMHEVFDSKKDPFIFDVSHQSYAHKLLTGRWKEFDTLREFGGLCGYTKPSESEHDYFVAGHSSTSISLGVGAAKAIALKGEQDSRVPVVMIGDGAMTAGMVYEALNELGDRKYPMVIILNDNEMSISKPIGAVSRILSSAMASPFYQNFKRHTENFVDNFGESARYIAKRMEESLKLITPGILFEEMGIDYIGPVDGHNLTSLIEILQKAKELKKPVIVHAQTIKGKGYEIAEGQEEKWHGVGPFDLDSGNAAKKSSAKSATQIYSEALLHLAKQNEKIVGATAAMPTGTGLDELMKVFPDRFWDVAIAEQHAVTSMAALAKEGFKPFCTIYSTFLQRGYDQVIHDTCLMNLPVVFALDRAGIVGEDGETHQGVFDISFLRAIPNMTLFAPRDEKSFHQAMAFASEYPYPCSLRYPRGAFTQTDLPDSLPFELSKSQLLRSESGDVLFIGYGNGVGRAYETSKYLDFGVSILDLRFVKPLDEEMLREMATKHKKWFVFSDSAKMGGVGSAILEFLAKEKILNVEVVSFEYEDRFITHGNTKQVEESLGLLPEQLAKKITESVK comes from the coding sequence ATGAATATACAATTAAGCAGAATAAAAGAGCTCGAAGAGATTTGTAAAGATATAAGAGAAGAGATTTTAAGGGTTGTCAGCAAAAATGGCGGACACCTGAGCTCAACTCTTGGCGCGACTGAACTCATCGTGGCGATGCACGAGGTTTTTGACTCGAAAAAAGACCCTTTTATCTTTGATGTTTCGCACCAATCCTATGCGCACAAACTTTTAACCGGAAGATGGAAAGAGTTTGACACGCTAAGAGAGTTCGGCGGATTATGCGGATACACAAAACCAAGCGAGAGCGAACATGACTACTTTGTAGCAGGACACAGCTCGACATCTATATCTTTGGGTGTGGGTGCGGCTAAAGCTATTGCCTTAAAAGGTGAGCAGGATTCAAGAGTTCCAGTTGTTATGATCGGTGATGGTGCTATGACCGCAGGTATGGTCTATGAAGCGCTAAATGAGCTGGGTGATAGAAAGTACCCGATGGTCATCATCCTTAACGATAATGAGATGAGCATATCAAAACCAATCGGTGCGGTCAGTCGTATACTTAGCTCCGCGATGGCTTCACCTTTTTATCAGAACTTTAAAAGACATACCGAGAATTTTGTAGACAATTTCGGCGAGAGTGCGAGATATATCGCAAAAAGAATGGAGGAGTCCTTAAAGCTTATAACTCCGGGCATACTCTTTGAAGAGATGGGGATAGACTATATAGGACCTGTTGATGGGCACAACCTGACATCACTCATAGAGATACTCCAAAAAGCAAAAGAGCTTAAAAAACCCGTTATTGTTCATGCTCAGACCATTAAGGGCAAAGGGTATGAGATAGCTGAGGGTCAGGAGGAGAAGTGGCACGGTGTCGGACCTTTTGATTTAGACAGCGGAAATGCAGCCAAAAAAAGCAGTGCAAAAAGTGCTACGCAGATATATAGCGAAGCACTTCTTCATCTTGCAAAACAGAATGAAAAAATTGTCGGTGCAACTGCTGCTATGCCGACCGGAACGGGCTTAGATGAGCTGATGAAAGTATTTCCTGATAGATTTTGGGATGTGGCGATCGCGGAACAGCATGCGGTTACATCAATGGCAGCTTTGGCGAAAGAGGGATTTAAACCCTTTTGCACCATCTACTCTACATTTTTGCAGCGCGGCTATGATCAGGTGATACATGACACTTGTCTGATGAATCTTCCCGTTGTATTTGCACTTGACCGCGCAGGAATAGTGGGCGAGGATGGAGAGACGCATCAGGGTGTTTTTGACATCAGCTTTTTAAGAGCCATTCCGAATATGACGCTTTTTGCCCCAAGAGATGAGAAGAGCTTTCATCAGGCGATGGCATTTGCATCAGAGTATCCATACCCATGTTCGCTTAGATATCCAAGAGGCGCGTTTACCCAGACGGATCTGCCTGACTCTTTGCCTTTTGAGCTATCAAAGTCTCAACTTCTGCGCTCAGAGAGCGGTGATGTTCTCTTTATAGGATACGGAAACGGAGTAGGGCGTGCTTATGAGACCTCAAAATATCTTGATTTTGGAGTTAGTATCTTGGATCTGCGATTTGTAAAGCCTCTTGATGAGGAGATGCTTCGTGAGATGGCAACAAAACATAAGAAGTGGTTCGTATTTAGCGACAGCGCAAAGATGGGCGGAGTCGGCAGTGCCATCTTGGAGTTTTTAGCAAAAGAGAAGATTTTAAATGTAGAAGTAGTTAGTTTCGAGTATGAAGACAGGTTTATTACCCACGGAAACACGAAACAGGTAGAGGAGTCTTTGGGACTTCTGCCCGAACAGCTTGCAAAAAAGATTACTGAGTCAGTGAAATAA